The DNA region GCTGGCGGCCCGGCCGCTGCGGCCGCTGGGGTTCGCGCTGGACCGCGGCATGCGGGTGTTCGGTCTGGCCGAGCACCCGCTGGCCCGCCCCGCCGCCCGGGAGCGCACCGGGGACGTGTTCTTCGCCGGGGCGGTGGCCGCCGTGGTGGTCTTCGGCGCCTGGCAGGCCTTCGCCTACGTCCACACCACCGTCGGCCTCGGCGAGTTCGGCCACGCCTTCGCCCTCGGCGCGGCCACCTTCCTTCGGGTGCTGGTGCTGCTCGTGGCGGCGACCGCGGTGTGGGTGCCGATCGGGGTGTGGATCGGCATGAACCCGAGGGTCACCCGGTTCGCCCAGCCGCTGGTGCAGGTGCTGGCCAGCTTCCCGGCGAACTTCCTGTTCCCGTTCGCCACCGCCGCCTTCGTCGCCCTCGGGATCTCGCTGAACCTCGGCTCGGTGCTGCTGATGGCGCTCGGCGCGCAGTGGTACATCCTGTTCAACGTCATCGCCGGGGCCTCCGCGATCCCCAGCGACCTGCGCGAGGCGATGACCGGCTTCCAGGTCTGGGGCAGGCTGCGCTGGCGCGCGTTCATCCTCCCGGCGGTCTTCCCGTACTACATCACCGGCGGCATCACCGCGGCCGGCGGCGCCTGGAACGCCTCGATCGTCGCCGAGGTGGTGGACTACGGCTCGCACCACCTCACCGCCACCGGGCTCGGCTCGTACATCGCCGAAGCGACCCGCACCGGGACCTTCCCGAAGATCCTCGTCGGGGTCAGTGTGATGAGCGTCTACGTGGTCGCGCTCAACCGGCTGCTGTGGCGCCGGCTCTACCGGCTCTCCGAGACCCGCTACGCCCTCTGACCAGTCCGCCGAGGAGCACCGTGACCGCCGCCGCCACCCGCACCGCGATCGTCGAGGCCTCCGACGTCACCAAGACCTTCACCACCCCGGACGGGCGGGCCCTGCCGGTGCTCGACGACATCAGCCTGCACCTGGCCGAGGGCGAGATCGTCGCCCTGCTCGGCAAGTCCGGCTCCGGCAAGTCCACCCTGCTGCGCTGCCTGGCCGGGCTGATCCCGCCCTCCTCCGGGACGGTCACCTACCGCGGCACCCCTCTGCGGGCCGCCAACCCGGGAGTGGCGATGGTGTTCCAGTCCTTCGCCCTGCTGCCCTGGCTGACCGTCCAGCAGAACGTCGAACTGAGCCTGCAGGCCCGCGGGGTGGACGAGGGCGAGCGGCGCGAGCGCGCCCTGCGGGCGATCGACCTGATCGGCCTGGACGGCTTCGAGGGCGCCTACCCCAAGGAGCTGTCCGGCGGGATGCGCCAGCGGGTCGGCTTCGCCCGGGCGCTGGTGGTCGAGCCGGACGCGCTGTTCATGGACGAGCCGTTCTCCGCCCTGGACGTGCTGACCGCCGAGAACCTGCGCAACGAGCTGGTCGGCCTGTGGGAGGGGCACGAGGCCCCGGTCAGGTCGATCCTGATCGTCACCCACAACATCGAGGAGGCGGTGCTGCTGGCCGACCGGATCCTGGTGCTGTCCTCCAACCCGGGCCGGATCCGCGCCGTACTGACCGTCGACCTGCCCCGTCCGCGCGACCGCCGCACCCCCCAGTTCGAGGCCCTGGTCGACACCGTCTACGGCATCCTCACCGGCCGCGAGGAACAGCCGGCCGCCGAACCCGCCGCCCGCCAGGCGGCCACCCCGATCACCACCCCGCTGCCGCCCGCCACCGTCGGCGGCCTGGCCGGCCTGCTGGAGATCCTGCTCGCCATGGGCGGCGAGGAGGGCCTCGCCGAGATCGCCGACGAACTGAACTTCGAGGTCGACGACCTGCTCCCGCTGGTCGACGCCGCCGTGCTGCTCGACCTCGCCCGCACCACCGGCGGCCGCTTCGCCATCACCGCGGCCGGCCGCGAGTTCGCCGCAGCCGACATCCTCACCAGCAAGCAGCTGTTCGCCCGCAACGCCGCCCGCCACGCACCCCTGGTCCGCGCCATCGTCCAGGCCCTGGCCACCACCGAGGACCACAAGCTGCGTGAGGACCTCTTCCTCGACCTGCTGCGCGCAGGCTTCGACACCGTGGACGCCCGACGGCAGTTGGAGACCGCGATCGACTGGGGCCGCTACGGGGAGCTGTACGACTACGACGCGGACGACGCCGAGTTCGTCCTGGAACCGGGCGCCGAGGCGGCGTTGTAGCGGCCGGCCGGCGAGCGGTCCGGCCGGTAAACCACTCGATTCGGTGGTGGGGCGATCTCCCTTTGCGGGTACACCAGTTGGCGGCCAACCATCGCGCGACCAGCGAGGAGGCGTCCATGACCGACGACCGGAGAGCAACGGATTCCCCGGCACCACAGACCGTCCAGGACGAACACACAGTCAGTTTCCTGCGCTTCGGCGTCGGGGCGATCGGCGTGCTGCTGCCACCTGCCCTGCCGCTGGGCAACTGGCTGGCGGACGAGGTCACCGGGCGCTCGACGGACGGGTACTGGCCCGCGTCGATGAGCGCCGCGTACTACACGGGGACGCGGAACCTCCTCGTCGGGGCGCTGTGCGCGCTCGGCGTGTTCCTGATCTGCTACCGGTTCGACCGGCGGGACGACCGGTGGAGCACGGCGGCCGGGGTGTTCGCGCTGGGGGTGGCGCTGTGCCCGACGGCGCCGCGGGATCCGACCGGGCTGCAGTACACGGTCGGGGTGTTCCACCTGGTGTTCGCCGCGCTGCTGTTCGTGATGCTGGCGCTGTTCTGCCTGTACTCCTTCCGCAATCCGCGTTCGACGCAGCCGGCCCGGGTCGGTACGGCCTACCTCGCGGCTGGGGTGCTGATCCTGGTCGCGCTGGTGGCGGCGGCGGTCGCGGGGCTCTCCGGGTTCGGGGCCGGCTGGACGGTCCGGCCGATGTACCTGTGCGAGTGGGTGGCGACCTGGGCGTTCGGTGCGGCCTGGATCGGTGCGGCGGTGGAGCTGGCGGCCGGGCGCGGCGGGCGGGCCGGGTCCGGGGCGCTCCCCCGCCAGGCCGTGGGGCTGGAGGCGCGGGGTCCGGAGGCGTCCCCGAGCTGAACATTCGTCATCTCGTCGCACTGGCGAACCGTTACCATGCGCACCGGGACCGGTCGCCGGGGCGGCCGGTGACGGATGCCCAGCAGCTACGGGGAGCGCGAGCGTGACGAACGAGGAACACC from Kitasatospora cathayae includes:
- a CDS encoding ABC transporter ATP-binding protein codes for the protein MTAAATRTAIVEASDVTKTFTTPDGRALPVLDDISLHLAEGEIVALLGKSGSGKSTLLRCLAGLIPPSSGTVTYRGTPLRAANPGVAMVFQSFALLPWLTVQQNVELSLQARGVDEGERRERALRAIDLIGLDGFEGAYPKELSGGMRQRVGFARALVVEPDALFMDEPFSALDVLTAENLRNELVGLWEGHEAPVRSILIVTHNIEEAVLLADRILVLSSNPGRIRAVLTVDLPRPRDRRTPQFEALVDTVYGILTGREEQPAAEPAARQAATPITTPLPPATVGGLAGLLEILLAMGGEEGLAEIADELNFEVDDLLPLVDAAVLLDLARTTGGRFAITAAGREFAAADILTSKQLFARNAARHAPLVRAIVQALATTEDHKLREDLFLDLLRAGFDTVDARRQLETAIDWGRYGELYDYDADDAEFVLEPGAEAAL